A section of the Rummeliibacillus pycnus genome encodes:
- the ccpA gene encoding catabolite control protein A, translating to MTVTIYDVAREANVSMATVSRVVNGNPNVKPTTRKKVLDVISRLEYRPNAVARGLASKKTTTVGVIIPDISNIFYAELARGIEDVATMYRYNIILSNSDQREEKELQLLDNMYGKQVDGIVMMSDQVSEELLKKMSHSPVPIVLAGSIDETMKISSVNIDYLQAAYEAVKRFVDNGHKRIAYVSGPFTSTINRIYKFEGYKKALEEAGIELDENLVIASEDSYDSGLEDFSTLSNLQDPPTAFFAGSDELAIGIIHGAQDLGKKVPDDYEVISFENSKLARMVRPQLTSVVLPLYDIGAVSMRLLTKYMNKEQVNEANVILPYRIEDRNSTK from the coding sequence GTGACCGTAACAATTTATGATGTTGCACGAGAAGCGAATGTTTCAATGGCAACGGTTTCTCGTGTTGTGAATGGAAATCCTAACGTTAAACCAACCACAAGAAAAAAAGTGCTCGATGTTATTTCACGTTTAGAGTACCGACCAAATGCGGTCGCTCGTGGCCTAGCAAGTAAAAAGACGACAACTGTTGGCGTTATTATTCCGGATATTTCAAATATTTTCTATGCAGAATTAGCTCGTGGGATAGAAGATGTTGCCACGATGTATCGCTATAACATTATTCTTTCAAACTCCGATCAACGAGAAGAAAAAGAATTGCAACTATTAGATAATATGTATGGGAAGCAAGTAGATGGTATCGTCATGATGAGTGATCAAGTGAGTGAAGAATTGTTGAAGAAGATGAGTCATTCACCGGTACCAATTGTTTTAGCAGGCTCAATTGACGAAACAATGAAAATATCTTCTGTTAATATTGACTATTTACAGGCTGCTTATGAAGCTGTTAAACGATTTGTCGATAATGGACATAAACGCATAGCATATGTATCTGGACCATTTACATCCACTATTAATAGAATTTACAAATTTGAAGGCTATAAAAAAGCTCTTGAAGAAGCAGGTATAGAGTTAGATGAAAACTTAGTGATTGCATCTGAAGATTCTTATGATAGTGGTTTGGAGGACTTTAGTACTTTAAGTAATCTACAAGACCCGCCAACTGCATTTTTTGCCGGAAGTGACGAATTAGCAATTGGTATTATTCATGGTGCACAAGATTTGGGTAAAAAAGTTCCAGATGATTATGAAGTAATTAGTTTTGAAAATTCGAAATTAGCTCGTATGGTTCGTCCACAACTAACAAGTGTTGTTCTGCCACTTTATGATATTGGTGCTGTATCAATGCGTTTGCTAACAAAATATATGAACAAAGAGCAAGTGAATGAGGCGAATGTTATTTTGCCTTATCGCATCGAAGATAGAAATTCAACTAAATAA
- a CDS encoding cell division protein FtsA, translating into MTSKLFALDIGTRSVVGIILEEQDNQFHVVDLIAEEHKERAMVDGQIHNVIHVAKVIQHIKEQLEEKHGPLRSVSVAAAGRALKTEQASVTLDIKNRPTMTEDDINRLELAAVQKAQQQLLDHKENSNSNHYYCVGYSVLYYRLDSEEIGSLMDQQGEEVEVEVIATFLPRVVVESLLAALKRAGLEMEGLTLEPIAAINALIPSTMRRLNIALVDIGAGTSDIAITNKGTVTAYGMVPTAGDEITEALSDHYLLDFPVAEKVKRDLSKYDEITISDILGFEQLYSKTEVIEVLRPAVTSLARAIGNEILRLNNHIAPKAVLLVGGGSLTPEITDELCKILEIPKNRAAVRGIDAIQQLTREDHVPASPELVTPIGIAISAKTSPIKYMSVKVNNQIIRLFELKEMTVADALLAANVSINRLYGKPGLAMSIKVNGQDIFVPGGHGSPTEIFVNGEKATTKDSIQNNDVIELIEGMNGEQAQATIQDIIECNEKIVVYVNNQPFTIEPRFILNGQIVDVETDLQDGDLLTVETAKSIEQILKWVGKEELLNQLQPFTVTIDGKTTKLSNFNNEILVNNQPAKSYFKIQDGDQIQIHHVEIPTVIDIAEQLNILIENRIFVSFQDEQLELKKQCFDILVNGQIASVETVIQSGDQIQFIAVDSVKWIYQDVFRFSNWQLPTNFKGTFEILRNNEPSHFDDEIFGGDQLMIHLIPAKVIQ; encoded by the coding sequence ATGACTTCAAAGCTCTTTGCATTGGACATTGGAACTCGTTCTGTTGTTGGTATTATTTTGGAAGAACAAGATAACCAGTTCCATGTAGTCGATTTAATCGCAGAAGAACACAAAGAACGTGCTATGGTCGATGGACAAATACATAATGTAATCCATGTTGCAAAAGTCATCCAACACATTAAAGAACAGTTAGAAGAAAAACACGGTCCACTTCGTTCAGTTAGTGTTGCAGCTGCAGGACGTGCACTAAAAACCGAACAAGCATCTGTCACATTAGATATTAAAAATCGTCCCACAATGACAGAGGATGATATTAATCGCTTAGAATTAGCAGCTGTACAAAAAGCCCAACAACAATTACTTGATCATAAAGAAAATAGTAACAGTAATCATTATTATTGTGTTGGTTATTCTGTTTTATACTACCGATTGGATAGTGAAGAAATTGGTAGTTTAATGGACCAACAGGGCGAGGAAGTAGAAGTAGAGGTAATTGCTACATTCTTACCAAGAGTTGTCGTAGAATCCCTTTTAGCTGCATTAAAACGTGCTGGCTTAGAAATGGAAGGATTAACATTAGAGCCTATTGCAGCCATTAATGCTTTAATCCCATCGACAATGCGTCGTTTAAATATTGCACTTGTAGATATCGGTGCTGGAACATCCGATATTGCGATTACAAATAAGGGCACAGTTACAGCATACGGAATGGTACCTACTGCTGGCGATGAAATTACAGAAGCATTAAGTGATCATTATCTCTTAGATTTCCCTGTTGCAGAAAAAGTAAAACGCGATTTGTCTAAATATGATGAAATTACCATCTCAGATATTTTAGGGTTTGAGCAACTTTACTCCAAAACTGAAGTAATAGAAGTTTTACGTCCAGCAGTCACGTCTCTAGCAAGAGCAATTGGAAACGAAATTCTCCGTCTTAATAATCATATAGCACCTAAAGCAGTATTACTTGTAGGCGGTGGAAGTTTAACACCTGAGATTACGGATGAATTATGTAAAATTCTTGAAATCCCCAAAAACCGAGCAGCTGTTCGTGGTATCGATGCAATCCAACAACTAACTCGAGAAGATCATGTTCCAGCTTCACCTGAATTAGTCACACCCATTGGTATTGCGATTTCCGCAAAAACTTCACCAATAAAATACATGTCTGTAAAAGTAAATAATCAAATTATTCGCCTCTTCGAATTAAAAGAAATGACTGTAGCAGACGCACTATTAGCGGCAAATGTTAGTATTAATCGATTATATGGGAAACCTGGATTAGCAATGAGCATTAAAGTAAATGGACAAGATATTTTTGTACCAGGTGGACATGGTAGCCCTACTGAGATTTTTGTAAACGGTGAAAAAGCAACTACCAAAGATTCTATTCAAAATAATGATGTAATAGAACTAATTGAAGGGATGAATGGTGAACAAGCTCAAGCAACTATTCAAGATATAATTGAATGCAACGAAAAAATCGTCGTATATGTAAACAATCAACCCTTCACGATCGAACCAAGATTTATTTTAAATGGACAAATTGTTGATGTAGAGACTGATCTACAAGATGGTGATCTATTAACAGTAGAAACAGCAAAGAGTATTGAACAAATTTTAAAATGGGTTGGAAAAGAGGAATTACTAAACCAACTCCAACCATTTACGGTTACTATAGATGGAAAGACTACAAAATTATCAAATTTCAATAACGAAATTCTTGTAAATAATCAACCTGCAAAATCCTATTTCAAAATTCAAGATGGCGATCAAATTCAAATTCACCATGTGGAAATTCCAACTGTGATTGATATAGCAGAACAGTTAAATATATTAATCGAAAATCGTATATTCGTATCTTTCCAAGATGAACAACTAGAATTAAAAAAACAATGCTTTGATATTTTAGTCAATGGGCAAATTGCTAGTGTGGAGACAGTTATTCAAAGTGGCGATCAGATTCAGTTTATAGCAGTAGACTCTGTTAAATGGATTTATCAAGATGTGTTCCGTTTCTCTAATTGGCAACTACCTACTAACTTCAAGGGAACCTTTGAAATATTGAGAAATAACGAGCCATCTCATTTTGATGATGAAATCTTTGGAGGAGACCAACTCATGATTCATCTAATTCCTGCAAAAGTAATTCAATAA
- a CDS encoding YtxH domain-containing protein translates to MVEHKPNYSEVRNVGYEENGQTYLPQTYERRSESLYANDDGSVNIKDFIIGAFVGGVVGAATALFLAPKAGKELRSDVAVQASQFKEKSAGFTTSAKEKTVELSKKVQAQSGQLVGKVKSLKSTTTPPFDDGTVSYEGEEPIDIMETMEKTIAEYEAENKEHTAVTAAIDEALNETAEKETK, encoded by the coding sequence ATGGTAGAACATAAACCGAATTACAGTGAAGTAAGAAACGTAGGCTACGAAGAAAATGGCCAAACTTATTTACCACAAACATATGAAAGACGTTCAGAATCTTTATATGCAAATGATGATGGAAGCGTGAATATAAAAGATTTTATTATCGGTGCTTTTGTCGGTGGAGTAGTAGGTGCTGCAACGGCATTATTTTTAGCTCCTAAAGCTGGAAAAGAATTACGTAGTGATGTAGCTGTTCAAGCAAGTCAATTTAAAGAAAAAAGTGCTGGCTTTACAACTTCGGCAAAAGAAAAAACAGTAGAACTTTCTAAAAAAGTACAAGCACAATCTGGTCAACTGGTTGGTAAAGTAAAATCTCTAAAATCAACTACAACTCCGCCATTTGATGATGGTACTGTTTCATATGAAGGTGAAGAACCCATAGATATTATGGAAACAATGGAAAAAACAATTGCTGAATATGAAGCTGAAAATAAAGAACATACTGCAGTCACTGCTGCAATTGATGAGGCTTTGAACGAAACAGCTGAGAAGGAAACAAAATAA
- a CDS encoding DUF948 domain-containing protein, whose amino-acid sequence MIVILYIAALVAAIGFLVLCISLAMTLNSLKKTMNNVANTMAGIEGQMEGITRESTSLLEKTNMLAEDIQEKSQQLNSVVNAVKGFGDSVNGLSDSVKHVTSSINTNVTKNSDQIAQVIQWGNAFIGIREKLKKQKTKEQETIYDDSTKRRKR is encoded by the coding sequence ATGATCGTTATTCTATACATTGCGGCGCTAGTAGCTGCTATCGGATTTCTGGTTTTATGTATAAGTTTAGCCATGACATTAAATTCCTTGAAAAAGACAATGAATAATGTTGCGAATACAATGGCTGGTATTGAAGGGCAAATGGAAGGAATCACTCGAGAGTCTACAAGCCTATTAGAAAAAACAAATATGCTTGCTGAAGATATTCAAGAAAAGTCTCAACAATTGAACTCAGTAGTAAATGCCGTTAAAGGTTTTGGAGATTCTGTAAATGGTTTAAGTGATTCAGTAAAACATGTAACTTCATCTATTAATACGAATGTTACGAAAAACAGCGATCAAATCGCTCAAGTAATTCAATGGGGAAATGCCTTTATAGGAATTCGTGAAAAGCTGAAAAAACAAAAAACAAAAGAACAAGAAACGATTTATGATGATTCAACAAAGAGAAGAAAGCGCTAA
- a CDS encoding DNA translocase FtsK, with product MSWFKKIISRVLGDEIEETSAKNNANNYNNSEEQYKSFDQIENEYEVETQYIENNYKYEQQYENQRQSSQQVPSSEPQFIRRRDSFKFPVIPDEHNAVDFSTKSTETSNKQSQNRNVELPDWMQQEQSIRPMQQEQSTKVQYEQPRQPTYKRPEQYSPFAREPRGLRGIVEKKSRENYNPFNPSGIKNPNSQRKNNVSSPLVTKNQDVDEVVKQSYIPKKKKFVPTEVPSPIYGFQKRPKKERNIQELLDEKNKEQKNQQEIALQEVAATSLLEEKNKETSTIPTSMQYATPATDRDEPKVEEDHTKNGQDIKITTAPNKEFKLDKLDQAEENIGQVQHVEIQHIVEETPEKYLPSQNTIEESVIEEEPVDTSAFSSTFVESELEEKIVMTNSSSQSIETEEKNEIVDEGSKTTSENETIEEQSETIEETQTLTQESFVQQHHDLQKEEVFEDDETISGTEKETTSTEIEIQEEKTKVGSRIPFNVVMLKSDKEKLAKSILPLPSTQSWGSANTNSISNAKVFKGESAVKHDSDIEEQDKRENEMLIPESTVTQTNMTLIQGEQEEQKETVQKQDTLELQSNIIEEEPPVLNEHLEEALSYLEAPEEQTEDFEWMDAQGEKLIEALSYFQIEGEIVQIVQGPAVTQFEITVGHGVKVSKIRNLADDLKLALAAKDIRIQAPIPGKSSIGIEIPNRTSRPVRLSEVVTHESFVQSKSPLEAALGLDLTGEPVTIDLRKMPHGMIAGATGSGKSVCINSLLISLLLKASPQDVKLMLIDPKMVELAPFNHIPHLVSPVITDVKAATAALKWAVEEMDRRYQLFAHVGARDITRYNKMVEKERKFSLKMPYLVIVIDELADLMMMSPQEVEESICRIAQKARACGIHLVLATQRPSVDVITGLIKSNIPTRIAFSVSSHVDSRTILDSQGAERLLGRGDMLYLGNGMSAPVRVQGTYVTDEEIEAVTNFVRTLGEPDYIFEQEELLKKVESIDDQDELFEEACRFICSEGTVSASSLQRKYRIGYNRAARLVDMMEAQGFISESKGTKPRDVFLTEHDIDEIFGSNHA from the coding sequence ATGAGTTGGTTTAAAAAAATCATCTCTCGAGTTTTAGGCGACGAGATAGAAGAAACGTCAGCAAAAAATAATGCTAATAACTATAACAACAGTGAAGAACAATATAAATCATTTGATCAAATTGAAAATGAGTATGAAGTAGAAACACAATATATAGAAAATAACTATAAATATGAACAACAATATGAAAATCAAAGACAATCTAGCCAACAGGTTCCAAGTTCAGAGCCTCAATTTATTCGTAGAAGAGATTCATTTAAATTCCCAGTAATTCCTGATGAACATAACGCAGTAGATTTTAGTACAAAATCTACTGAAACTTCTAATAAACAATCACAAAATCGAAACGTAGAATTACCAGATTGGATGCAACAAGAACAATCTATTCGCCCAATGCAACAAGAGCAATCAACAAAAGTCCAGTATGAGCAACCTCGACAACCTACATACAAGCGCCCAGAACAGTATTCACCATTTGCTCGTGAACCACGTGGCTTAAGAGGAATAGTAGAAAAGAAAAGTAGGGAAAACTATAATCCATTTAATCCTAGTGGAATCAAAAATCCAAACTCTCAAAGAAAAAATAATGTATCATCACCATTAGTGACAAAGAATCAAGATGTTGATGAAGTGGTAAAACAATCGTATATACCTAAAAAGAAAAAGTTTGTCCCAACAGAAGTCCCTTCACCGATATACGGTTTCCAAAAACGTCCTAAAAAAGAACGAAATATTCAAGAGTTGCTAGATGAAAAAAATAAAGAGCAAAAGAATCAACAAGAAATAGCGCTACAAGAAGTAGCTGCGACAAGCTTACTAGAAGAAAAGAATAAAGAGACGTCTACTATTCCAACAAGTATGCAATACGCCACACCAGCTACGGATAGGGACGAACCAAAAGTAGAAGAAGACCATACAAAAAATGGACAAGACATAAAGATTACAACAGCACCAAATAAAGAATTCAAATTGGACAAATTAGATCAAGCAGAAGAGAACATTGGACAGGTTCAACATGTTGAAATACAACATATAGTTGAAGAAACACCTGAAAAGTACCTTCCATCTCAAAATACTATTGAAGAAAGTGTAATTGAAGAAGAACCGGTTGATACTTCAGCCTTTTCATCAACTTTTGTAGAAAGTGAATTAGAAGAAAAAATAGTAATGACAAACTCTAGTTCGCAATCTATTGAAACAGAAGAAAAAAATGAAATTGTAGATGAGGGATCTAAAACAACTTCTGAAAATGAAACGATTGAAGAACAAAGTGAAACGATTGAAGAAACGCAAACGTTAACACAAGAGTCTTTCGTTCAACAACATCACGATTTACAAAAGGAAGAAGTATTTGAAGATGATGAAACGATTTCTGGTACTGAAAAAGAAACTACAAGTACTGAAATAGAAATACAAGAGGAAAAGACGAAAGTTGGTAGTCGAATACCATTTAATGTTGTTATGCTAAAATCAGATAAAGAAAAATTGGCAAAATCGATTCTTCCATTACCTAGTACACAATCTTGGGGCTCAGCTAATACAAACTCTATTTCCAATGCAAAAGTGTTCAAAGGAGAAAGCGCTGTAAAGCATGATTCTGACATTGAAGAACAGGATAAACGGGAAAATGAGATGTTAATACCTGAGTCTACAGTTACACAAACGAATATGACCTTAATACAAGGCGAGCAGGAAGAACAGAAAGAAACTGTACAAAAGCAAGATACTTTAGAACTGCAAAGTAATATTATAGAAGAAGAGCCTCCAGTTTTAAATGAACATCTTGAAGAAGCTCTTTCATACCTTGAAGCCCCTGAAGAACAAACTGAAGACTTTGAATGGATGGATGCTCAAGGTGAAAAGCTAATTGAAGCATTATCCTATTTCCAAATCGAAGGGGAAATTGTTCAAATTGTGCAAGGCCCAGCAGTAACCCAATTTGAAATTACTGTAGGTCACGGTGTTAAAGTTAGTAAAATACGTAATTTAGCAGATGATTTAAAACTAGCATTAGCAGCAAAAGATATTCGTATTCAAGCACCTATTCCAGGGAAAAGTTCAATTGGTATAGAGATTCCTAACCGTACATCTCGTCCCGTAAGGCTTTCAGAAGTGGTAACCCATGAATCTTTTGTTCAATCCAAATCACCTCTTGAAGCGGCACTTGGATTAGATTTAACTGGAGAACCTGTTACTATTGATTTACGAAAAATGCCACATGGTATGATTGCTGGAGCGACTGGTTCAGGAAAATCTGTATGTATAAACTCACTTTTAATCAGTTTACTCTTGAAAGCTAGTCCACAAGATGTAAAATTGATGTTAATCGATCCAAAAATGGTGGAACTTGCACCATTTAATCATATTCCACATTTAGTAAGCCCTGTTATTACGGATGTGAAAGCTGCTACGGCTGCTCTAAAATGGGCAGTAGAAGAAATGGATCGTCGTTATCAGCTATTTGCTCATGTGGGTGCACGCGATATAACTCGTTATAATAAAATGGTAGAAAAAGAGCGTAAATTCTCTTTGAAAATGCCTTATCTTGTCATTGTAATTGATGAGTTAGCAGATTTAATGATGATGTCACCACAAGAAGTAGAAGAGTCTATTTGTCGTATTGCACAAAAAGCTCGTGCATGTGGTATTCATCTTGTATTAGCAACTCAACGCCCATCTGTTGATGTTATTACTGGCTTGATTAAATCTAATATTCCAACACGAATTGCATTTTCAGTGTCATCACATGTTGATTCTCGCACAATTTTAGATAGTCAAGGTGCTGAGAGGTTATTAGGTAGAGGGGATATGCTTTACTTAGGAAATGGCATGTCTGCACCAGTTCGCGTACAGGGTACATATGTCACAGATGAAGAAATTGAAGCTGTGACGAATTTTGTTCGCACTCTTGGTGAGCCTGATTATATTTTTGAACAAGAAGAATTATTGAAAAAAGTAGAATCTATTGATGACCAAGATGAATTATTCGAAGAAGCGTGTCGCTTTATTTGCAGTGAAGGTACAGTTTCGGCATCCTCTCTGCAACGAAAATATCGAATTGGTTATAACCGAGCAGCTAGATTAGTGGATATGATGGAGGCTCAAGGCTTTATCTCAGAATCTAAGGGTACAAAGCCAAGAGATGTATTTTTGACAGAGCACGATATAGATGAAATATTCGGTTCTAACCATGCATAA
- the murC gene encoding UDP-N-acetylmuramate--L-alanine ligase, whose product MTVYHFTGIKGSGMSSLAQILFDSGEQVQGSDIETYFFTEEPLRQRNITILPFNEDNIKPGMTVIAGNAFPDNHPEIVRAKEIGVEVVRYHKFLGNYLEKFTSVAITGAHGKTSTTGLMAHVLEGASPTSYLIGDGTGRGTKNAQNLVMEACEYRRHFLAYHPDYAVMTNIDFDHPDYYKDVEDVFDAFQSMALQVKKAIVACGDDEHLQKIKANVPVVYYGFGSENDFEARNVEKTTEGTSFEVYVRNEFYNKFFIPMFGDHNVLNTLAVISLCHYEGLPAELIQERLHTYHGVKRRFTETDFGERTLIDDYAHHPTEISATIQSARQKFPNRELVAIFQPHTFTRTQAFLQNFANSLNQADCVYLCDIFGSAREKAGALSIKDLADLIENSKLLTMDRVPELLDHKDSVFLFMGAGDIHKFQEAFEELLKVK is encoded by the coding sequence ATGACAGTTTATCATTTTACAGGGATTAAAGGTTCAGGAATGAGTTCACTTGCTCAAATCTTATTTGATTCAGGAGAACAAGTGCAAGGCTCAGACATTGAGACTTATTTTTTCACTGAAGAACCACTTAGACAACGTAACATTACAATTTTGCCATTTAATGAAGATAATATTAAACCAGGTATGACAGTTATTGCAGGAAATGCATTCCCTGACAACCATCCAGAAATTGTACGCGCTAAAGAAATAGGTGTTGAAGTAGTTCGTTATCATAAATTTTTAGGAAACTATTTAGAGAAATTTACATCTGTAGCTATTACAGGTGCTCATGGTAAAACTTCAACAACAGGTTTAATGGCACATGTCTTAGAAGGTGCTAGTCCGACATCATATTTAATTGGTGATGGAACAGGTCGTGGAACGAAGAACGCACAAAATCTTGTAATGGAAGCTTGTGAATATCGTCGACATTTCCTTGCATATCATCCTGATTATGCAGTTATGACAAATATTGATTTTGATCATCCGGATTATTATAAAGACGTAGAAGATGTGTTCGATGCATTCCAATCAATGGCTCTTCAAGTGAAGAAAGCTATTGTTGCATGTGGTGATGACGAACACTTACAAAAAATCAAAGCAAACGTTCCTGTTGTATATTATGGTTTCGGTTCTGAAAACGATTTTGAAGCCCGTAATGTGGAAAAGACAACAGAAGGTACTTCTTTTGAAGTTTATGTACGTAATGAGTTTTATAACAAATTCTTTATTCCAATGTTCGGTGACCACAATGTGTTAAATACATTGGCTGTTATTTCACTTTGTCATTATGAAGGACTTCCAGCAGAACTAATTCAAGAGCGCCTTCATACTTATCATGGGGTAAAACGTCGCTTTACAGAAACAGATTTTGGTGAACGTACATTAATTGATGACTATGCACATCACCCAACTGAAATTAGTGCTACAATCCAATCTGCACGTCAAAAATTCCCAAATCGTGAATTAGTGGCTATTTTTCAACCACATACTTTTACTCGAACACAAGCATTTCTACAAAACTTTGCAAACAGTTTAAATCAAGCTGATTGTGTATATCTATGTGATATTTTTGGTTCAGCACGTGAAAAAGCCGGCGCATTATCAATCAAAGATTTAGCCGATTTAATCGAAAACAGCAAATTATTAACAATGGATCGTGTTCCAGAATTATTAGATCATAAAGACTCCGTATTCTTATTTATGGGTGCCGGAGATATTCACAAATTCCAAGAAGCATTTGAGGAATTATTGAAAGTAAAATAG
- a CDS encoding bifunctional 3-deoxy-7-phosphoheptulonate synthase/chorismate mutase, producing the protein MSHQNLDHLRDRVDELNLEILRLINERAEVVQEIGKIKEKQGVNRYDPLRERHMLNLLKEHHEGPLSQGTIEHIFKEIFKSALKLQETNHKKELLVSRKRKPEDTIVTVNGEPIGKGKPSFVFGPCAVESYEQTAAVAESIHAKGLKLMRGGAYKPRTSPYDFQGLGLEGLKILKEVGQKFGLGIVSEIVTPAHLEEALDYIDVIQIGARNMQNFELLKAAGATNKPVLLKRGIAATIDEFINAAEYIISKGNDQIILCERGIRTYEKATRNTLDISAVPVLKQETHLPVFVDVTHSTGRRDLLLPCAKAAIAIGADGVMAEVHPDPAVALSDAQQQMSIPQFDDFYDQIQSFMKNYQVQS; encoded by the coding sequence ATGAGTCATCAAAATCTAGATCACTTACGTGACCGCGTCGATGAATTAAACCTTGAAATTTTACGTTTAATCAATGAACGTGCTGAAGTAGTACAAGAAATTGGAAAAATTAAAGAGAAACAAGGTGTCAACCGTTATGACCCTCTTCGTGAGAGACATATGTTGAATCTATTGAAAGAGCATCATGAAGGTCCATTAAGTCAAGGTACAATTGAACACATATTTAAAGAGATTTTCAAATCAGCATTAAAATTACAAGAAACGAATCATAAGAAAGAGTTATTGGTATCACGTAAACGTAAACCTGAGGATACGATTGTCACAGTAAATGGTGAACCAATTGGTAAGGGGAAACCTTCATTTGTATTTGGCCCATGTGCTGTAGAATCTTACGAACAAACAGCTGCAGTAGCAGAATCTATCCATGCAAAAGGCCTGAAGTTAATGCGCGGGGGTGCTTATAAACCACGTACATCACCATATGATTTCCAAGGTCTAGGTCTTGAAGGATTGAAGATTCTAAAAGAAGTTGGACAAAAATTTGGTTTAGGTATAGTTTCTGAAATTGTAACACCTGCTCATTTAGAAGAAGCTTTGGATTACATTGATGTAATTCAAATCGGTGCACGTAATATGCAAAATTTTGAGTTATTAAAAGCTGCAGGTGCTACCAATAAGCCTGTACTTTTAAAACGTGGTATTGCTGCAACAATTGATGAATTTATCAATGCTGCTGAGTACATTATTTCCAAAGGGAATGATCAAATTATTCTTTGCGAACGTGGTATCCGTACTTATGAAAAAGCAACACGTAATACATTAGATATTTCTGCTGTCCCAGTATTAAAACAAGAAACTCATTTACCTGTCTTTGTAGATGTAACGCACTCTACTGGTCGTCGTGATTTACTACTACCTTGTGCAAAAGCAGCTATTGCAATTGGTGCTGATGGTGTTATGGCAGAAGTACATCCAGATCCAGCAGTTGCTCTATCTGATGCTCAACAACAAATGAGTATTCCACAATTTGATGATTTTTATGATCAAATCCAAAGTTTCATGAAAAATTATCAAGTTCAATCGTAA